Proteins encoded together in one Labrus bergylta chromosome 20, fLabBer1.1, whole genome shotgun sequence window:
- the rnf6 gene encoding E3 ubiquitin-protein ligase RNF6 has product MDPPGGGDERRRQAERLRREEAYYNFINELSEEEYRLMRDSNLLGTPGEVTAEELRQRLDGAKERMSSQPRSEQRTQTTDSGEQQGSSAEGEERGAGARRGAGGTEPGAEASNGDSLLEWLNTFRRTGNATRSGQSGNQTWRAVSRTNPNSGEFRFSLEININHDQPEPGEHNETADASELPVPGPNATSPSIRTSSSFSTPRPSTTPRPAPYPTPRPALSRRMQTRRTRSSNTTLSINPPALPGPVASPTAAQRRVGTLHSLAPPLTVPDPPVDQIRALQHQAQNAEVEQGNEETSASIDCPRVSPQSGSQAPAMGHESRGSRTRSRGRARRATAGSGVSSRLSRRSRSPLHRTPLASTAPPSSSGISGSSINTVEPSSGTSSVSIETGETVAAAALTEPVVETGERESESHVVGAGSSGVRRHPTIMLDLQVRRIRPGENRDRDSIASRTRSRARVAENTVTFESDSGGFRRTISRSERAGIRTYVSTIRIPLRRISETGLGEPNSTALRSILRQIMTGFGELSSLMETEADSETVSPTHTDASGINSNTNPASRLHTNESPASQVGTGGVVQDRVGLVASEEDQSEQARLGGGVVSNAEGRTTSRDTNNLVENGTLPILRLAHFFLLNDEEDDEHPRGLTKEQIDNLSTRTYGQAILEGEMGRACSVCINEYAQGNKLRRLPCSHEFHIHCIDRWLSENNTCPICRQPILAVHHD; this is encoded by the exons ATGGACCCTCCTGGTGGGGGAGACGAAAGACGGAGACAGGCAGAGCGTCTTCGAAGGGAGGAGGCGTACTATAACTTCATTAATGAATTGAGTGAAGAGGAGTATCGCCTGATGAGAGACAGCAACCTGCTTGGAACCCCTG gggaGGTGACTGCGGAGGAGCTCAGGCAGCGTCTTGATGGTGCAAAGGAACGTATGTCATCTCAACCCCGTTCTGAGCAGCGCACGCAGACGACTGATTCAGGAGAGCAGCAGGGCAGCAGtgctgagggagaggagagaggggctggAGCAAGACGAGGGGCAG gGGGCACAGAGCCCGGAGCAGAAGCCTCAAATGGTGATTCATTACTAGAGTGGCTGAACACTTTCAGACGCACCGGTAATGCTACTCGCAGCGGGCAAAGCGGCAACCAGACATGGCGTGCCGTCAGCCGGACCAACCCTAACAGTGGAGAATTCCGCTTTAGCCTCGAAATTAACATCAACCATGATCAGCCGGAGCCAGGCGAGCATAATGAAACTGCAGATGCTTCAGAGCTGCCGGTGCCTGGCCCTAACGCAACTTCACCTTCAATACGcacatcttcttctttttccaccCCTCGTCCTTCAACCACGCCAAGACCAGCTCCGTACCCGACCCCACGTCCGGCCCTCAGTAGGAGGATGCAGACACGGCGCACACGCAGCAGCAATACCACGCTTTCTATTAACCCCCCTGCACTTCCTGGGCCAGTTGCCTCCCCTACTGCTGCTCAGAGGAGGGTTGGCACCTTGCACTCTTTAGCACCACCTCTCACTGTTCCAGACCCTCCCGTTGATCAAATTAGAGCTTTACAACATCAAGCCCAGAATGCCGAAGTAGAACAGGGTAATGAAGAAACTTCTGCCTCTATAGACTGTCCCCGTGTGTCACCCCAGTCTGGGTCTCAGGCCCCAGCAATGGGCCACGAATCACGTGGCAGTAGGACTCGATCACGTGGACGTGCACGCAGGGCTACAGCTGGGAGTGGGGTTTCATCCCGGTTGTCAAGGCGGAGCCGTTCCCCATTACATAGAACACCCCTTGCCAGTACCGCTCCACCATCAAGCAGTGGTATCAGTGGCTCTAGCATTAACACTGTCGAGCCAAGCAGTGGCACAAGCTCTGTTTCCATAGAAACAGGGGAGACTGTGGCAGCTGCAGCTCTAACAGAGCCAGTTGTAGAGACAGGAGAACGCGAGAGTGAATCGCATGTAGTTGGAGCAGGAAGTTCAGGGGTGCGCCGGCACCCAACCATTATGTTGGACCTGCAGGTGAGAAGGATTCGACCAGGTGAAAACCGTGATCGGGACAGCATTGCCAGCAGAACGCGTTCTCGTGCTCGTGTTGCTGAAAATACTGTCACATTTGAAAGTGACAGTGGTGGATTTAGACGCACTATTTCCCGTTCTGAGCGAGCCGGGATCCGCACCTACGTGAGCACTATCCGTATTCCTCTAAGGCGCATCAGTGAGACAGGCCTGGGGGAGCCCAACTCCACTGCCCTGCGTTCCATCTTGCGCCAGATAATGACGGGATTCGGTGAGCTGAGCTCCCTAATGGAGACAGAAGCTGATTCTGAAACAGTTTCACCTACCCATACAGATGCTAGTGGAATAAATAGTAACACCAACCCAGCCAGTCGTCTACATACAAATGAGAGCCCAGCTAGCCAGGTTGGCACTGGCGGGGTAGTTCAGGACAGGGTGGGGCTGGTGGCAAGTGAGGAGGACCAGAGTGAGCAGGCCAGGCTTGGAGGAGGGGTTGTGAGCAACGCTGAGGGTCGGACCACCAGCAGAGATACCAACAACCTTGTAGAGAATGGTACTCTGCCCATCCTGCGGTTGGCGCACTTTTTCTTGCTTaatgatgaggaggatgatgaaCACCCTAGGGGCCTGACCAAAGAGCAGATTGACAATCTATCCACTCGTACCTATGGTCAGGCCATCCTGGAGGGGGAGATGGGTCGTGCGTGCAGTGTCTGTATCAACGAGTATGCCCAAGGCAACAAGTTGCGCCGCCTGCCGTGCTCTCATGAGTTTCACATCCACTGCATCGACCGCTGGCTCTCTGAAAACAACACTTGCCCCATCTGTAGACAGCCCATACTGGCTGTGCATCATGACTGA
- the cdk8 gene encoding cyclin-dependent kinase 8: MDYDFKVKLTGERERVEDLFEYEGCKVGRGTYGHVYKAKRKDGKDDKDYALKQIEGTGISMSACREIALLRELKHPNVISLQKVFLSHADRKVWLLFDYAEHDLWHIIKFHRASKANKKPLQLPRGMVKSLLYQILDGIHYLHANWVLHRDLKPANILVMGEGPERGRVKIADMGFARLFNSPLKPLADLDPVVVTFWYRAPELLLGARHYTKAIDIWAIGCIFAELLTSEPIFHCRQEDIKTSNPYHHDQLDRIFNVMGFPADKDWEDIKKMPEHSTLMKDFRRNTYTNCSLIKYMEKHKVKPDSKAFHLLQKLLTMDPIRRITSEQAMQDPYFLEEPLPTSDVFAGCQIPYPKREFLTEEEPEDKADKKNQQQQQGNNHTNGAGHTGNPDNSHAQGPPLKKVRVVPPTTTSGGLIMTSDYQRSNPHAAYQNPGPSTSLPQNSMGYSSTSQQPPQYSHQTHRY, encoded by the exons ATGGACTATGATTTTAAAGTGAAGCTGACCGGCGAAAGGGAGCGTGTCGAGGACCTGTTTGAGTACGAAGGATGCAAAGTGGGACGAGGCACCTACGGTCATGTGTACAAAGCTAAGAGAAAAGATGG GAAGGATGATAAAGACTATGCCCTCAAGCAGATTGAAGGCACTGGCATCTCCATGTCAGCTTGCAGAGAGATTGCA TTGCTGCGGGAGCTGAAGCACCCCAACGTCATCTCCCTGCAGAAGGTTTTCCTGTCACACGCAGACCGCAAAGTATGGCTGCTCTTTGACTATGCCGAACATGATCTCTGG CACATTATTAAGTTCCACAGAGCCTCCAAGGCTAACAAGAAGCCCCTTCAGCTGCCTCGAGGAATGGTCAAGTCTCTCCTCTACCAGATCCTGGATGGCATCCATTACCTCCATGCCAACTGGGTCCTCCACAGAGACCTT AAACCTGCAAACATTTTAGTGATGGGGGAAGGGCCAGAGAGGGGTAGAGTAAAGATTG CCGACATGGGATTTGCCCGACTCTTCAATTCACCGCTGAAGCCTTTAGCCGATCTTGACCCTGTGGTGGTGACCTTCTGGTACAGAGCACCCGAACTACTGCTGGGGGCTCGGCACTACACCAAAGCCATCG ACATCTGGGCGATTGGCTGCATCTTTGCGGAGCTGCTGACCTCTGAGCCAATATTCCACTGTCGCCAGGAAGACATCAAGACCAGTAACCCTTACCACCACGACCAACTGGACCGCATCTTTAACGTCATGGGCTTCCCTGCTG ATAAAGACTGGGAGGACATCAAAAAGATGCCAGAACACTCTACGCTGATGAAAGACTTCAGAAGGAACAC ATATACAAACTGCAGCCTTATAAAGTACATGGAAAAACATAAAGTCAAACCCGACAGCAAAGCATTCCACTTG ctgcagaaacTGCTGACCATGGACCCCATCCGTAGAATCACGTCTGAGCAGGCTATGCAGGACCCTTACTTTTTGGAGGAGCCCCTGCCCACCTCTGA TGTGTTTGCAGGCTGCCAGATTCCCTACCCAAAGAGGGAGTTCCTAACAGAAGAGGAGCCAGAGGACAAGGCAGACAAA AAAAACCAGCAACAGCAACAGGGAAACAACCACACGAATGGGGCGGGGCACACTGGTAACCCTGACAACAGCCATGCTCAGGGTCCGCCTCTGAAGAAAGTGCGAGTCGTCCCGCCCACCACTACCTCAGGTGGCCTCATTATGACCTCAGACTACCAG cgCTCCAATCCACATGCTGCCTACCAGAACCCTGGACCAAGCACATCACTGCCCCAAAACAGCATGGGATACTCCTCTACCTCCCAACAGCCGCCCCAGTACTCCCACCAGACCCACCGCTACTGA